DNA sequence from the Vicia villosa cultivar HV-30 ecotype Madison, WI linkage group LG3, Vvil1.0, whole genome shotgun sequence genome:
GCTTTATTAAAACTTATAGAAGTTGAATCCTCCATAACCCGTTGGCAGCAGTCAAACCACTTATTTACCCATCTCGTGTGTCATGGCACCATAAACAGCCAACCTGAATTTTTCCACCAGCTAAGTTGGTTACGGAATTACCGATGACAATGACATGATGTTTTTGTCTAGAGCCATATCTTCAAAGAGGCTATTTAATTCTAGATCCTTTTTTTAATAGTTCCTCTTCGATGCTTTCTTAGTCTACCCCCACCCCTAAATATTAGGCTATCCTCTATATGATCAAGATCAACTCTTCCAATTTGGGCTTATTTTGGTTTCTAACATGTTTATTTGATCTTGTGTGTGATAAACATCGTTTCCTCCATGGGTCACTCCCATTTTGTAATGCATTCACTCTGACCGCTCTACAATATTCTTATCCTATGCTCTTCTTGGACTTCTTGTTACACAACATTCAGTACCATAAAAATCACTAGTCTAATGTCAGATGACTTCCATTTCTCTTAAACACGAGTTAGTGTTTATTATTGTCAGATGACTTCCATTTCTCTTAAACACAAGTTAACTACTTGATGCATTAGCATTAGCAGAATTACAATATTCATAGATGCTCAGTagtcagtacccttcgtattctCTTATTTATGCACACTCTTTATAACAACCTCAACTAACTGACTGACTTCTATAACAATTCTAACtactttaatatattttattctataTCCTAACAGCTTACATTATGTGGAACTGATTTACTTGATGGCTTGACATAATTTCTATTCCTATATAATTTTCAGTACCCTGTAAATCATCAAAGCAAGTTGTTCTCATAATGGATATAGATCTCAGGTTACCCTCTGGTGAACATGATAAAGAGGAAGAAGAAACAACTACACTTGATCACATGTTGGAAGGTGACGAAAAATTGCACAATGGAGGTATAGACGGCAGGCATATTGTTGATGCTGGCATTGAAGTGCATGCTCTAAATGGCGGAGATTTGAATTCCCCCACAGTTGATATGGCAATGTTTAAGGAAGATACAAATCTTGAGCCACTTTCTGGCATGGAATTCGAGTCCCATGGGGAAGCATATTCTTTCTACCAAGAATATGCTCGGTCAATGGGATTCAACACTGCAATACAAAATAGTCGTCGTTCAAAAACGTCAAGAGAATTTATAGATGCAAAGTTTGCTTGTTCCAGATATGGAACAAAACGAGAGTATGACAAATCCTTCAACCGACCACGAGCACGACAGAACAAGCAAGAATCTGAAAATTCAACTGGTCGAAGATCTTGTTCTAAAACTGATTGTAAAGCAAGCATGCATGTAAAAAGAAGGTCAGATGGGAAATGGGTTATACATAGTTTTGTAAAGGAGCATAATCACGAGCTCTTACCAGCCCAGGCAGTAAGTGAACAAACACGAAGAATGTATGCTGTGATGGCCAGGCAATTTGCAGAATACAAAACTGTGGTTGGTATCAAGAATGAAAAGAATCCGTTTGAAAAAGGAAGGAATTTGGGACTGGAGTTCGGGGAGGCTAAACTTATGCTTGATTTTTTTATTCGGATGCAAAATATGAATTCTAACTTCTTTTACGCAGTAGATCTCGGTGAGGATCAACGTCTGAAAAGTCTTTTATGGATTGATGCTAAAAGTCGGTATGACTACATCAACTTCTGTGATGTAGTGTCATTTGATACCACCTATGTTAGAAACAAATATAAGATGCCTCTTGTGCTTTTTGTTGGGGTGAACCAGCACTACCAATTTATATTACTTGGGTGTGCCTTGATATCAGATGAAAGTGCCACAACTTTTTCTTGGCTATTACGGACGTGGCTGAAAGGTGTTGGTGGTCAAGTTCCAAAAGTGGTAATTACTGACCATGACATGACTTTGAAGTCAGTTATTTCAGATGTTTTTCCTAGTTCTTGCCATTGTGTTTGCTTATGGCATATAATGGGGAAGGTATCTGAAAATTTAGCTCCTGTAATTAAAAAACATGAGAATTTTATGGCAAAATTTGAAAAGTGCATATTTAGGTCACTGACCAGTGATGATTTTGACAATAGATGGGAGAAGATTTTGGATAGATTTGAGCTTCGACAAGATGACTGCATGCTGTCTTTATACGAAGATCGTAAGTTATGGGCACCAACATTCATGAAAGATGTGTTCTTAGGGGCTATGTCTACTGCCCAACGATCTGAAAGTGTAAATTCATTCTTTGACAAATATGTTCATCGGAAGACCTATGTGCAAGATTTTATTAAACAGTACGATTCCATCTTGCAAGACAGGTATGAAGAGGAAGCAAAAGCAGATTCTGATACTTGGAATAAAGTGGCAATATTAAAAACTCCTTCACCTTTAGAAAAGACTGTTGCAGGGATTTGCACACATACAGTATTCAAGAAGATTCAAGCGGAGATTATTGGTGCAGTGGCTTGTCATCCTAAAGTTGACAGGCAGGATGAGACAGCTGTTGTTCATAAGGTGCATGATATGGAAACCAACAAAGACTTTTTTGTTGTGGTGAATCAAGTAAAGTTAGAGCTGTCTTGTATATGTCGGCTATTTGAATATAAAGGTTATCTTTGTCGACATGCATTGGTGGTTCTTCAATACTCTGGCCAATCAGTGTTCCCAACTCAATATATTTTGAGACGGTGGGCAAAAGATGCAAAGGCCAGGAATATAATGGACGAAGAATCTGAACTTATGCTGGCTAGGGTTCAACGTTACAATGATTTATGTCATCGATCACTAAAACTGAGTGAAGAGGGATCATTGTCTCAAGATAGTTATAGTATTGCATTCCATGCACTAAATGAGGCATACAAAAGTTGTGTTAGTGTTAACAATTCTAATAAGAGCCCTACAGAAGCTGGTACATCAGGGGCTCATGGCCAGCTTTCCATTGAAGAAGACACCCAAAGTAGAAATATGGGAAAGTCAAACAAAAAGAAGAATCCaaccaaaaagaaaaaggttTGTTGTTTCTATAAAGTTGACTTCCACACTTTATCTCTCTCATGACTTTATGACCTCCTTGTTGGATTGCAGATGAACTCGGAAGCAGAGGTGATGACTGTTGGGGCACTAGACAACTTGCAACAAATGGTTTGTACTCTTACACTACTAGTTGACCTCTCAGTGTGTTTGATGGTATTTTTGGGATAAAAAACTTGTAGATTAAACAAAGGCCTCATATTATGATTTACAATACTCCGCCCATTCCTCTTTAGCCGTTGTGTTTAGGTTATTTACACATACAtgctaagaaaaataataaattgttaCTTTTGATAGAAttatgtgttttaattatttatcatcTCATTTCACATATTTCTCTCTGGGATAAATACCCGAGGCTACTATCAAAAAACAATAATTAGTGTTAAATTGCCTTTTGATAACGAACGACAAGCAAGTAAAAACAATTAGTTTCTACAAAAATGACCAAGTAAAAAAGAATCAAGCATTAAGTAGGAATTTGAATGGCCCCGTTTGATCCATGTAGCCAACCCCATTTTGAAAAATAAGGCTTGATTGTTGTTATTGCTAGTCACACATCTATTAATTTAAAAGGGACTTCTTTTGCAGGACAAATTCAACACCAGAGCTGCAGTAACCCTTGAAGGTTATTATGGCGCACAACAGAGTGTGCAGGGAATGGTATGATAATGATATGCTTAATCCTGTAGATCTAATATATATTATGTTCAATGAACGAACTTCATAGTTTTCATATCTGATTGTTTAGTTGAACTTAATGGGACCAACTCGTGAAGATTACTACGGGAATCAACAGACTCTTCAAGGACTGGTGTGTAAAAAACTGATtagtttttctttaatattttctgACTCGCAATAATACAGAAACTGTTTTGTATGCAGGGACCAATAAATTCCATGCCAACCAGCCACGATGGTTATTATGGTGCACATCAAGGCATGCCCGGTTTGGTATGGTTCAGTAATACTTAAGATCATTTTCTATCCGTTGTAATGTTCGATGAATGCTTATACAGTCAAAACTTGCAGGCACAACTGGATTTTTTGCGAACTGGTTTCACATATAATATGAGGGTTAGTATGGCAATTTAAAGTTCTTGCATAGTAGTATTATTTTCGAGGGAATCACCATTTTAATCTGTGAAATTGTTAGGGTTGAACAATTTAGTCATTGAAATTAACAAAATTCTAAAATGttttctaaaaattaaaaccGCTGATCACATTAGTCTTTTTGGGACTGTTGGCTTGGTCTCTGACATTGTCCCAAAAGATTTGTGtctgaaatatttttttcaattcaaGGACCATCTCGAATTTTTGTTGATTTCATATACCGGGAAGATCCCAATTCCCACATTGGAttcccacattggttggagacaGAGCCttgaaagagtttatatagagtgacacccCTCACCATAAAAGCTGGTTTTGTAAGGATAAGTTAGGCCAAACAAATTTGCTTGATCTCTACAATCTCATAAACTAAATTGGTGATTTACTCATTACaaactttttcttcttctgaagatcatTTATGTAGTAATGTGGCTTCTTCATTGTGTGGCAGGATGATCCTAATGTGAGAGCAGCACAGTTACACGAGGATCCATCAAGACACGCGTGAGTTCTCGCTCATCTGGTGTAGAGAACGGAATACCTCAAAGCCTCAACTGAGATTACAACAACAACCGAGCCTTATCCCATTTGAGTACGACAACATCTGAGCCTTATCCCATTTGATTACGACAACAACCAAGCGTTATCTCACGTTCAGTATTTGTAATATAATgcttttatattaataaatataggATCAATTCTGCTAACTTGTATTATAACATTTAATATTTATAGTATTATTAATATAGGTGAGGTAAGGCTTCAGAGTTCAACCTCATGTAGAGAttgttgtattattattatataaacttGTTATTCTTTAGGCCTACTTGGGGAAATTGTAAGTATAGAATATTAATGTTAGTGATATGAGTATTTGCATGCTTTTATGTGCAAAAGAGAGTGAAAACATCTCCTTCATTCTATAATTTTATTTCTCCCTTAATTTTGTTCATGAGTGTTTTGTTGTATTAATTATTTAGCTTTCTATTTTTAATTGCTCACTGCAAAGGAAGATCAATACATTTTCTTGTTGCACAATGTTTCCTTATCAGCATAGATGAAAGTAATTAATTATTACTTGAGTAAGGATcgattagaaaaaaaaaaaaatgattaactTTTGTTTTCAATCC
Encoded proteins:
- the LOC131593545 gene encoding protein FAR-RED ELONGATED HYPOCOTYL 3, giving the protein MDIDLRLPSGEHDKEEEETTTLDHMLEGDEKLHNGGIDGRHIVDAGIEVHALNGGDLNSPTVDMAMFKEDTNLEPLSGMEFESHGEAYSFYQEYARSMGFNTAIQNSRRSKTSREFIDAKFACSRYGTKREYDKSFNRPRARQNKQESENSTGRRSCSKTDCKASMHVKRRSDGKWVIHSFVKEHNHELLPAQAVSEQTRRMYAVMARQFAEYKTVVGIKNEKNPFEKGRNLGLEFGEAKLMLDFFIRMQNMNSNFFYAVDLGEDQRLKSLLWIDAKSRYDYINFCDVVSFDTTYVRNKYKMPLVLFVGVNQHYQFILLGCALISDESATTFSWLLRTWLKGVGGQVPKVVITDHDMTLKSVISDVFPSSCHCVCLWHIMGKVSENLAPVIKKHENFMAKFEKCIFRSLTSDDFDNRWEKILDRFELRQDDCMLSLYEDRKLWAPTFMKDVFLGAMSTAQRSESVNSFFDKYVHRKTYVQDFIKQYDSILQDRYEEEAKADSDTWNKVAILKTPSPLEKTVAGICTHTVFKKIQAEIIGAVACHPKVDRQDETAVVHKVHDMETNKDFFVVVNQVKLELSCICRLFEYKGYLCRHALVVLQYSGQSVFPTQYILRRWAKDAKARNIMDEESELMLARVQRYNDLCHRSLKLSEEGSLSQDSYSIAFHALNEAYKSCVSVNNSNKSPTEAGTSGAHGQLSIEEDTQSRNMGKSNKKKNPTKKKKMNSEAEVMTVGALDNLQQMDKFNTRAAVTLEGYYGAQQSVQGMLNLMGPTREDYYGNQQTLQGLGPINSMPTSHDGYYGAHQGMPGLAQLDFLRTGFTYNMRDDPNVRAAQLHEDPSRHA